A single Paenibacillus kribbensis DNA region contains:
- the addB gene encoding helicase-exonuclease AddAB subunit AddB, which yields MSVRLLIGRSGSGKSTLIRHEMTSMLREQPLGKPMLLLVPEQSSFASEHALLTEAGNGIQGSVRAQVMGFHRLAYLVMQETGGSALVPVTEEGKKMLLYKIIRRRKDELSLFKDSGDQLGFVDRLNTLFTELKQYGNDTRSVPEQLERMHAAGETVPILRGKLKDISLIYEDFERELALKYIDGEDTLRMLAEQIAESSLVRGADIWMDGYRRFTPHEYKVVEQLMLHASSLTVALTCNRSYESGQLPHELDLFHPSAATYVKLKGMADELMIEMRTQLLRPDPMPRFKERSALAYLEAYFEHRTGYRIPQELRDQWADKQPEGIKLYAAANRRAELEGAVREMRRLARDEGARYREMALFVRHIEDYEPWVEPIFKQYGVPVFLDQRRSVLHHPLVEMIRASLDIVQRRWRYEDVFRAVKTDLLLPLDGRVSREDMDRLENYALACGIQGSRWTDGRPWQAVPSLSLELEEQERNRQRDETLDLMELCRDVIVTPLRAFEKRLGKARTALEKCEAVYLLLEDAEIGQKLDVFVRQAEEAGNPEQAKEHRQVWDAVLELLDQIVEMMGDERLDTSLFAGVLETGLAEFRMGLVPPALDQVLVGNTDRTRVAGIQHAFVLGMNEGVMPAVFHEDGVLNEQERTALNERGVELAPDMTRRLLDERFLAYSALTSPGKSLWMSYAVTDEEGKSLLPSELVRHVRQLFPHLEERPLAGYPLPGDAWAAQWEYASHPSEALPQLIAQLRHWRRGGDILSPWWEVYSWYASQQGREKDKLRQLLTSLFYENHAELQKETSHRLYGSKLRTSVSRMERFVACPFSHFASHGLRLKERQMYRLKAPDIGQLFHAALGEMAINLRERNISWGSLSTEECRQEAETTVERLAPRLQGEILMSSKRYGYILRKLKDIVSRASLILGEHARRGSFEPIGLELDFGPGQPLPPLTFRLDNGVVMEIVGRIDRVDVAEGEKGLLLRVIDYKSSQKDLKLHEVYYGLSLQMLTYLDVLLNAAEEWLGETAYPAGTLYFHVHNPMLQSPNGLSAEQARQELLKRFKMKGLLLADRDVVGQMDTALDKGYSSILPVAVKADGSFYSSASVASPEQWDSLLASVRNNIRTIGTRMTEGDVAIEPYRIQQETACTFCSFKPVCQFDDSLEGSGYNQWGKPGKDQIWNLLGHTQEGKGGMDQ from the coding sequence ATGTCGGTCCGTTTGTTGATTGGCCGCTCAGGCAGTGGTAAAAGCACGCTAATCCGTCATGAAATGACATCTATGCTACGCGAGCAGCCGCTAGGCAAGCCCATGTTGCTGCTCGTACCGGAGCAATCGTCATTTGCTTCCGAGCATGCGTTGCTTACAGAAGCCGGAAACGGTATTCAGGGGTCGGTGCGCGCCCAGGTGATGGGATTTCATCGTCTTGCTTATTTAGTCATGCAGGAAACCGGAGGTTCAGCGCTGGTGCCGGTGACGGAAGAGGGCAAGAAGATGCTTTTATATAAAATTATACGTCGTCGCAAGGATGAACTGAGTTTGTTCAAAGACTCGGGGGATCAGCTTGGCTTTGTGGACCGGTTGAATACGTTGTTTACGGAGCTAAAGCAGTATGGGAATGATACCCGGTCTGTACCAGAGCAGCTGGAGCGCATGCATGCCGCAGGGGAGACGGTCCCGATTTTGCGCGGTAAGCTCAAGGATATCAGTTTAATCTATGAGGATTTTGAACGAGAGCTGGCGCTTAAATATATTGACGGTGAGGATACGCTGCGCATGCTGGCAGAACAGATTGCCGAGTCATCTCTTGTGCGCGGGGCAGATATTTGGATGGATGGCTACCGCAGGTTTACGCCGCATGAATACAAGGTGGTAGAGCAGCTTATGCTGCACGCCTCTTCGTTGACGGTGGCGCTGACCTGCAACCGCAGCTACGAGAGCGGACAGCTTCCGCATGAGCTGGATTTGTTTCATCCGTCGGCAGCTACCTATGTAAAGCTTAAAGGAATGGCCGACGAGCTGATGATAGAGATGCGGACCCAATTATTGCGCCCAGATCCAATGCCGAGGTTTAAGGAGCGTTCGGCGTTGGCGTATTTGGAGGCATATTTTGAACATCGTACAGGGTATCGGATACCGCAGGAGCTACGGGATCAATGGGCAGACAAGCAGCCGGAGGGCATAAAGCTGTACGCTGCTGCCAATCGTCGTGCAGAGCTGGAAGGGGCCGTACGCGAAATGCGCCGTCTGGCCCGGGATGAAGGCGCGCGTTATCGGGAAATGGCTTTGTTTGTACGTCATATTGAGGATTATGAGCCGTGGGTGGAACCGATATTCAAGCAATATGGGGTTCCGGTATTCCTGGATCAGCGAAGAAGTGTACTGCATCATCCCTTAGTGGAAATGATTCGGGCTTCGCTGGATATCGTCCAGCGGCGTTGGCGGTATGAAGATGTATTCCGTGCGGTCAAAACGGATCTTCTGTTGCCGCTGGATGGTCGGGTTAGCCGTGAGGACATGGACCGTCTGGAAAATTATGCACTGGCCTGTGGAATACAAGGCAGCCGCTGGACAGACGGACGACCGTGGCAGGCTGTACCCAGTCTGTCGCTGGAGTTGGAGGAGCAGGAGCGGAACCGGCAACGGGATGAAACACTCGATTTGATGGAGCTTTGCCGTGATGTGATCGTGACGCCTTTACGTGCGTTTGAGAAGCGACTCGGCAAGGCTCGCACAGCACTCGAGAAGTGTGAAGCGGTATATCTGCTGCTGGAGGATGCAGAAATCGGTCAAAAACTGGACGTCTTTGTTCGTCAGGCTGAGGAAGCTGGAAATCCCGAGCAGGCCAAGGAGCATCGTCAGGTATGGGATGCGGTGCTTGAGCTGCTGGATCAGATTGTCGAAATGATGGGTGATGAAAGGCTGGATACCTCTTTGTTCGCGGGTGTGCTGGAAACGGGATTGGCTGAGTTCCGTATGGGACTTGTACCGCCAGCTTTGGATCAGGTGCTGGTCGGCAACACGGATCGTACACGTGTAGCTGGCATACAGCATGCCTTTGTGCTCGGTATGAACGAAGGTGTGATGCCGGCTGTGTTTCATGAGGACGGCGTGCTGAATGAGCAGGAGCGTACCGCTTTGAACGAACGAGGCGTAGAGCTGGCACCGGATATGACAAGACGTCTGTTGGATGAACGCTTTCTCGCTTATTCGGCTCTTACGTCCCCTGGCAAAAGCCTGTGGATGAGTTATGCTGTGACCGATGAAGAAGGGAAGTCGCTGCTGCCATCAGAGTTGGTTCGCCATGTCCGGCAGCTGTTTCCGCATCTGGAAGAACGTCCATTGGCTGGATACCCATTGCCGGGAGATGCCTGGGCAGCCCAATGGGAGTATGCTTCCCATCCGTCCGAGGCTTTGCCACAGCTCATTGCGCAATTAAGGCATTGGCGGCGTGGCGGAGATATTCTGTCTCCCTGGTGGGAGGTATACAGCTGGTATGCCAGCCAGCAAGGGCGTGAGAAGGATAAGCTGCGTCAGCTGCTGACCTCTCTTTTTTACGAAAACCACGCCGAATTGCAGAAGGAAACGAGTCACCGTCTGTACGGCAGCAAGCTGCGTACCAGTGTATCCCGGATGGAACGTTTTGTCGCATGTCCGTTTTCGCATTTTGCCTCTCACGGTCTTCGTTTGAAGGAGCGGCAAATGTATCGCCTGAAGGCACCGGATATCGGACAATTATTCCATGCAGCGCTCGGGGAAATGGCGATCAATCTGCGGGAAAGAAACATAAGCTGGGGGAGTCTCAGCACGGAGGAGTGCCGCCAGGAGGCGGAAACGACAGTGGAGCGTTTGGCTCCTCGCCTGCAAGGCGAGATTTTAATGAGCTCCAAGCGCTATGGCTATATTTTACGCAAGCTGAAGGATATTGTGAGCCGTGCTTCATTGATTTTGGGTGAGCATGCGCGTAGAGGCAGCTTTGAGCCGATTGGGCTGGAGCTGGACTTTGGACCGGGCCAACCGCTTCCGCCCCTGACCTTTCGACTGGATAACGGCGTTGTCATGGAAATCGTCGGACGGATTGACCGTGTGGATGTGGCAGAGGGAGAAAAAGGCCTGCTATTGCGGGTTATCGATTACAAATCAAGCCAAAAGGATCTGAAGCTGCATGAGGTGTACTATGGCTTGTCCCTGCAAATGCTCACCTATCTGGACGTGCTGCTGAATGCGGCAGAGGAATGGTTGGGCGAAACGGCCTATCCGGCGGGGACACTATATTTTCACGTTCACAATCCAATGTTGCAGTCGCCTAACGGCCTTAGCGCGGAACAGGCTCGTCAGGAGCTTTTGAAACGCTTCAAAATGAAAGGATTATTGCTTGCGGATCGAGACGTGGTTGGGCAAATGGATACAGCACTGGATAAGGGGTATTCCTCCATTTTACCTGTTGCGGTGAAGGCAGACGGCAGTTTTTACAGCAGTGCGTCCGTCGCTTCGCCGGAACAGTGGGATAGTCTGCTGGCTTCGGTGCGTAACAATATTCGAACGATTGGAACACGGATGACAGAGGGCGATGTAGCCATTGAGCCTTATCGTATTCAGCAGGAGACAGCATGTACGTTCTGCTCATTCAAGCCTGTTTGTCAATTTGACGACAGTCTGGAAGGCAGTGGCTACAATCAATGGGGCAAACCTGGCAAGGATCAAATATGGAATCTGCTGGGTCATACACAGGAAGGGAAAGGAGGAATGGACCAATGA
- the addA gene encoding helicase-exonuclease AddAB subunit AddA — protein sequence MIGASNTKGILSTKGILNAKDIPKPEGSMWSDDQWRAIAESGNNMLVAAAAGSGKTAVLVERIIRKIVDPRLGFSVDRLLVATFTKAAAAEMRQRIREALERVLEQEPESEHVRRQLSLLNRASITTLHSFCMEVIRRHYQAIPLDPGFRIMNEHETELLRQELLEELFEEKYEAHDEGSTFRRLVDWFSGERTDDAMYVLVQRLYDFSQSHPWPEHWLRETAAAFRVQDVAALGETPWVRSILADAALSLRGAASLLEQAHEAAMQPGGPAPYAATLQEDAAMVKGLLQELETQPWATLYDHFQMASFGKLKPVKKDQTEPALQERVKLLREAAKKMITDMKASLFGRRAEAYLEELHAAAPLMDELAETVIAFGERFQQHKQSKGMVDFGDLEHYCLKILRHPDSTPDRLLPSDAALEYKAQFDEVLLDEYQDTNTVQEDIVRLVSREEPGNRFMVGDVKQSIYRFRLAEPGLFLNKYQRYGMQEQEDGLLIDLARNFRSRKEVVDAVNLVFRQIMSVDVAEIEYDERAWLVHGASYPEQTEQAAVSAYVPELLLVDKGGNGLSDALEGAELSDESGVQENELAELAELETAQLEARAIAQRIKELTGDTGQPLLIYDRGLKAMRPAVYGDIVILLRSASVWAPLIVEELRLEGIPASGEQTTGFFKATEVEVMLSLLHIIDNPQQDIPLASVLRSPIVGLTEDELAQIRLEKPDGLFYGALLAAAEADPLKGSEKGISTDIMELDLFTEDSQSSFELSDRNDGNTLHARLRLFLRKLEAWRKEARQGSLSALIWNLLEETGYLDWVGGLPGGSQRQSNLRALYDRARQYETSTSNRGLFRFLTFISRLRERGGDLGSSSGGTEPDQAVRIMTIHKSKGLEFPVVFIAGTAKMFNQQDLNASFLMHKELGFGPKYVEEQNRVSYPTLPNLAIRRRSQLELLAEEMRVLYVALTRPREKLIMTGTVKDIASRAAGWARAKEHTETVLPDYMLAAGRSYLDWVGPALIRHPSAVALREAAGVQAGYFHRLDHIPGADWLFTIVAAETLSGSRASSDHEEEVPGEERHMKTEALRNAEPLVMPLAMKGESETDIAAALSWTYPYERAGRTAANTSVTEMKRWLEMQEIGADDWLNLSASQRAESPEDQEDSHTGGNALHLRRPKFMGNQRLTPTERGTVYHTLMLHLPLDGVMNADVIEETKARLLNQRILLEVHAKALDTDKILRFFTSELGGRMLEATHVQRELPFTYTMQAVDYWNHSLPSMLPAQETQKAGPEGGQDDKVLMNGIIDCLFETPEGLVLVDYKTDRVSEYRTLSHLTEQYRFQLELYARVIEAITGKKVAEKWLYFLEAGESVRL from the coding sequence ATGATAGGAGCTTCTAACACGAAAGGCATACTCAGCACAAAAGGCATACTCAACGCAAAAGACATACCGAAGCCGGAAGGCAGCATGTGGAGTGATGACCAGTGGCGTGCCATTGCGGAGTCCGGCAACAACATGCTGGTGGCAGCGGCGGCGGGGTCTGGTAAGACAGCGGTACTGGTAGAGCGTATTATTCGTAAAATCGTCGATCCCCGGCTCGGCTTCAGCGTGGATCGGCTGTTGGTGGCGACCTTTACAAAGGCTGCAGCTGCCGAAATGCGTCAGCGGATACGGGAAGCGCTGGAGCGCGTACTGGAGCAGGAGCCGGAAAGTGAGCATGTACGCCGTCAGCTATCGTTGCTGAATCGGGCTTCGATTACGACGCTTCACTCTTTTTGTATGGAGGTTATTCGCAGGCATTATCAGGCCATTCCCCTGGATCCCGGTTTTCGGATTATGAATGAGCATGAGACGGAATTGCTGCGACAGGAGCTATTGGAAGAGCTGTTTGAGGAAAAATATGAGGCTCATGATGAAGGCAGCACGTTCCGCAGGCTGGTGGATTGGTTTAGTGGGGAACGCACCGATGATGCAATGTATGTGCTTGTTCAGCGGCTGTACGATTTTTCTCAAAGTCATCCTTGGCCGGAGCATTGGTTGAGGGAGACGGCGGCAGCATTTCGTGTACAGGATGTGGCCGCTTTGGGAGAGACTCCTTGGGTTCGCAGCATTTTGGCGGATGCCGCGCTTTCCCTACGTGGGGCTGCAAGCTTGCTGGAACAGGCGCATGAAGCAGCTATGCAGCCCGGCGGTCCTGCACCTTATGCAGCAACGCTGCAAGAGGATGCGGCGATGGTGAAGGGATTGCTGCAGGAGCTGGAGACACAGCCATGGGCAACGCTGTATGATCACTTTCAGATGGCTTCCTTCGGCAAGCTCAAGCCGGTCAAAAAAGATCAGACCGAGCCTGCATTGCAGGAGCGGGTCAAGCTGCTGCGTGAGGCAGCGAAAAAAATGATTACAGATATGAAAGCTTCCCTGTTCGGCAGAAGAGCGGAAGCCTATCTGGAGGAATTGCACGCAGCAGCTCCTCTGATGGACGAACTGGCAGAGACCGTCATTGCCTTCGGAGAACGATTTCAACAGCACAAGCAGTCCAAGGGGATGGTGGATTTCGGGGACTTGGAGCATTATTGTCTCAAAATATTGCGTCATCCCGATTCTACACCGGATCGACTGCTGCCTTCGGACGCTGCGCTTGAATACAAGGCACAATTTGATGAAGTGCTGCTGGATGAATATCAGGATACGAACACCGTACAGGAAGATATCGTAAGGCTGGTATCGCGCGAGGAACCGGGCAACCGTTTTATGGTAGGAGACGTGAAGCAGAGTATTTACCGGTTTCGGCTGGCCGAGCCGGGGCTGTTTTTGAATAAGTATCAACGGTATGGCATGCAGGAGCAGGAAGATGGCCTTTTGATAGACTTGGCGCGTAATTTCCGCAGTCGGAAGGAAGTTGTCGATGCGGTTAATTTGGTATTCCGGCAGATTATGAGTGTTGATGTGGCTGAAATTGAATATGACGAACGGGCGTGGCTGGTGCACGGCGCATCCTATCCCGAGCAAACGGAGCAAGCTGCTGTATCTGCCTACGTACCTGAACTGCTGTTAGTTGATAAAGGCGGGAACGGTCTTTCGGATGCTCTGGAAGGAGCTGAATTAAGTGATGAGTCAGGCGTACAGGAAAACGAACTGGCCGAGCTTGCGGAGCTGGAAACGGCGCAATTAGAAGCGCGTGCGATCGCGCAACGGATTAAGGAGCTGACTGGAGATACAGGACAACCACTGTTGATTTACGACAGAGGTTTAAAAGCGATGCGCCCGGCAGTTTACGGCGATATCGTCATTTTGCTTCGCTCGGCCAGCGTGTGGGCTCCCCTAATTGTGGAGGAACTGCGGCTTGAAGGCATTCCGGCTTCCGGAGAGCAGACGACAGGCTTTTTCAAAGCAACGGAGGTTGAGGTGATGCTGTCTCTGCTGCACATTATTGATAATCCGCAGCAGGATATCCCGCTTGCCTCCGTGCTTCGTTCGCCAATTGTAGGCCTGACCGAGGATGAGCTGGCTCAAATTCGATTAGAGAAGCCGGACGGACTATTTTATGGCGCTTTGCTGGCGGCAGCAGAGGCGGACCCGCTCAAGGGGAGTGAAAAAGGCATTTCCACTGACATCATGGAGCTGGATCTTTTCACTGAGGACTCACAATCTTCATTTGAATTAAGTGACAGGAATGACGGAAATACGTTGCATGCCCGTTTACGTTTATTTCTGCGTAAATTGGAAGCATGGCGCAAGGAAGCCAGACAAGGCAGCTTAAGTGCTTTGATTTGGAATTTGCTGGAGGAAACGGGATATCTGGATTGGGTAGGCGGACTGCCTGGCGGCTCACAGCGTCAAAGCAACTTGCGGGCGCTGTATGACCGGGCCAGACAATATGAGACTTCAACGTCTAACCGTGGATTGTTCCGATTTCTGACCTTCATTTCCCGTTTGCGGGAGCGAGGCGGTGATCTGGGTTCCAGCAGTGGCGGTACAGAGCCTGATCAGGCGGTTCGTATTATGACCATTCATAAAAGTAAAGGACTTGAATTCCCGGTTGTCTTCATTGCCGGGACGGCTAAAATGTTCAATCAGCAGGATCTGAATGCGTCGTTTCTTATGCACAAGGAGCTGGGATTTGGCCCCAAATATGTGGAAGAACAAAACCGGGTCAGCTATCCGACGCTGCCTAATTTAGCGATTCGTCGACGCTCCCAGCTAGAGCTATTGGCTGAGGAAATGCGGGTGCTGTACGTGGCGCTTACACGTCCTCGTGAAAAGCTTATTATGACCGGAACGGTGAAGGATATCGCTTCACGCGCTGCAGGCTGGGCACGTGCCAAAGAGCATACGGAAACCGTCCTGCCGGACTATATGCTGGCGGCAGGACGCAGTTATCTGGACTGGGTAGGTCCTGCTTTGATTCGCCATCCTTCTGCTGTCGCACTGAGGGAAGCGGCGGGTGTCCAAGCTGGGTATTTTCACAGGCTGGATCACATACCGGGGGCAGACTGGCTTTTTACAATTGTGGCAGCGGAAACTCTTTCCGGCTCCCGTGCGAGCTCGGATCATGAGGAAGAGGTGCCGGGTGAAGAGCGCCACATGAAGACAGAAGCGCTGAGAAATGCGGAGCCTCTGGTCATGCCCCTGGCCATGAAGGGAGAAAGTGAAACGGATATTGCTGCGGCTCTTTCCTGGACCTATCCATATGAACGGGCAGGCAGGACGGCAGCCAATACATCGGTTACCGAGATGAAAAGATGGCTCGAAATGCAGGAGATTGGAGCGGACGATTGGCTGAATCTATCTGCCTCTCAACGAGCAGAGTCACCGGAGGATCAAGAAGATTCTCACACAGGGGGCAATGCATTACATTTACGCAGACCTAAGTTTATGGGAAATCAACGTCTGACACCAACGGAACGCGGAACGGTGTATCATACGCTGATGCTGCATTTGCCGCTGGATGGGGTGATGAACGCCGATGTTATTGAGGAAACCAAGGCCCGTCTGCTGAATCAGCGCATATTGCTGGAGGTTCATGCGAAGGCGCTGGATACGGATAAAATATTGCGCTTTTTCACCAGTGAGCTGGGTGGCAGAATGCTCGAGGCAACCCACGTTCAACGTGAACTTCCGTTTACTTATACGATGCAGGCAGTCGATTACTGGAACCACAGCCTGCCATCGATGCTGCCAGCACAGGAAACACAGAAAGCAGGTCCGGAAGGCGGACAGGACGATAAAGTGCTGATGAACGGGATTATTGACTGCCTGTTTGAAACGCCGGAAGGGCTTGTGCTGGTGGATTATAAAACAGACCGGGTATCCGAATACCGTACGCTGTCTCATTTAACGGAGCAGTATCGTTTTCAATTGGAGCTTTATGCCCGTGTGATCGAAGCAATTACAGGTAAAAAGGTTGCTGAGAAGTGGCTGTATTTTTTAGAGGCTGGAGAGAGTGTGCGGCTGTAG
- a CDS encoding exonuclease SbcCD subunit D has protein sequence MRILHTGDWHLGRTLEGRSRLKEQEAFLEELEKMADDQQADLIMMAGDVYDSVNPSAAAEQLFYEASARLTAGGRPLVVIAGNHDQPERVSSVTPLVSGRGITLLGLPSGKAVRVHTPRTGEMACIAALPYPSESRLNELLSEDGDETVLREAYSRRVGLLMAQLGTAFRPDTVNLSMSHIYVLGGLESDSERPIQVGGAYTVDPSALSIGAQYTALGHLHRPQYVKGDGLMRYSGSPLAYSFSEAGQAKSVTLIDVVAGKPAQVEELYITSGRPLVRWRARGGLEEVYRWLDEGLDMDAFIDLEITLDEAMSMGDIQRLRKSREGIIHIRPLYPEMAAAQLEHQRSELPVHELFRAFYQRQTGGAQPDDGLVQLFLELVEQDNARDHAEEEDV, from the coding sequence ATGCGGATTTTGCACACAGGTGATTGGCATTTGGGTCGAACATTGGAAGGACGCAGTCGCTTGAAGGAGCAGGAAGCGTTTTTGGAAGAATTGGAAAAAATGGCTGACGATCAGCAGGCAGATTTGATTATGATGGCTGGAGATGTCTACGACTCGGTCAATCCTTCGGCGGCCGCCGAGCAGTTGTTTTATGAAGCATCTGCCCGTCTTACGGCTGGAGGAAGACCTCTGGTCGTTATTGCAGGCAATCACGATCAGCCGGAAAGGGTATCCTCGGTCACGCCGCTGGTAAGCGGGCGCGGAATTACACTGCTGGGACTGCCCAGCGGGAAAGCGGTGCGTGTTCATACACCACGAACGGGCGAAATGGCATGCATCGCAGCCCTGCCGTATCCCTCCGAGTCTCGTCTGAACGAGCTGTTGTCTGAGGACGGAGATGAAACGGTATTACGCGAGGCATATAGCCGCCGTGTAGGGTTGCTGATGGCACAGCTGGGTACAGCGTTTCGGCCCGACACCGTTAATTTGTCGATGAGCCATATTTATGTGCTTGGCGGGCTGGAGTCAGACTCCGAACGTCCGATTCAGGTCGGGGGAGCCTATACGGTTGATCCGTCAGCGCTGAGCATCGGGGCGCAATATACAGCGCTGGGACATTTGCACCGTCCCCAGTATGTCAAGGGAGACGGGCTGATGCGTTATAGCGGCTCTCCGCTGGCATACAGCTTTTCCGAGGCGGGACAAGCCAAATCGGTTACGTTGATTGACGTGGTTGCTGGCAAGCCTGCACAGGTCGAGGAACTGTATATTACCAGTGGACGTCCATTGGTAAGGTGGCGCGCACGGGGAGGTCTGGAAGAAGTATACCGCTGGCTGGACGAAGGGCTGGATATGGATGCTTTTATTGATCTGGAGATTACGCTCGATGAAGCGATGTCGATGGGGGATATTCAGCGGCTGCGTAAAAGCCGTGAAGGCATCATTCACATTCGTCCATTGTATCCGGAAATGGCTGCAGCACAGCTGGAGCATCAACGGTCAGAATTGCCGGTTCATGAGCTGTTCCGAGCCTTCTATCAGCGACAGACAGGCGGGGCACAGCCGGATGATGGATTGGTGCAGCTTTTTTTGGAGCTGGTGGAGCAGGATAATGCAAGAGACCACGCTGAGGAGGAGGATGTATGA